Part of the Sorghum bicolor cultivar BTx623 chromosome 1, Sorghum_bicolor_NCBIv3, whole genome shotgun sequence genome, TTGGTTGATGTGATGGCTGCCCCTGGCACTCTTATTCCAGCATATTTCTTTAATTCAAAGGGCACTTCGTTGAAGCCCCATCAAACACTGATTCAGAATCAGAGTAACATGGACAATGAACCAGTTGCGTTACATTCTGAGTGTAAACATAACCAATTGCATATGCCTAGCAATATCAATTGGGTATCAGGCAATCATTCAGGGTATGAGAAGACAACTGCTTCATCTGCTCAGGATCCTTGGGCTGCGATGTTACCAGTGAGTGCTGGATGTAGTGCTAGCGCACCCTGTGCATTGACAACTCAGCAGCCATCAGATCAAACATTAAGTGCAGGTGCACTTTCAAAGCAGAAAGAGGACATGGAATTACTTCCTGACCCTCAAGACAACGTgtccacaaaaatattttcgggTCTTAATCCTGTGAGGGCTATTGGATCTGGGAAAAGTTCAGTGGCACTAAAGAGACTAGAAAACAGAAACAATGAATTCCAAAGACGTAGAGAGAATGTAGCCCCAGTCCCTGCAAGATCACAACAGCCACTTGTGATAAAAAACTGGTCTGCTTTTAATGACATTTCCAACAACAAGCAGTACAACTTTGCTGAGGGGTTAGTTCCTCACAGAAATACTGTCGACAATGCTCCATCATCATCTCAGGTGGGCTGGTCAGCTGCGCAGCATTATAATTCCAATGCTGTAGAGCACAACAATAAGTCATATGTAGCACCAGTTCATAAATATAATAATGGAACGATTGTTACCTCAGATGTGACCACAGCCTCTACCTCCACAGAACGCCTTGATGGCTCAAACATGGAAGCTGCTTCTGATTATGACATGATTGGTACCCCTTCTGTGAACACGAGTTGTATGTATGGAATTGGTAGTGTTGTAATAAAGGGCCCTTGTGGTGATGTAGAGAAATGCCCCATGCATTCTAGATACGATAGTCAACTTTCTGTCAATGCAGATGGATTTGGTTTACAAGTGAATGAGAACAAGGAAAACTATGGCAAGCCTGACCACAAACAGTTATATCCTGATCCAAGGAAGTCTTCTGAAAGATCCATGGGTGCACCAAAGCAGCATTTGGGGTCTGTCTCTCCATCTCAAGTTGGTTCTAACAGGGTTGGCATAGTGTTGGAGGATGTATCTGAATGCGAAATCCTCTGGGAAGATCTTGTAATTGGTGAAAGAATTGGATTTGGTACACTAAATTTTCATCTATCCTCTACTGTTTTATCCATTTGAacttaaataaatatttatccaGCATTATGATAGAAAGCTATACTTTCTCTTTGCTCAGTATGTCAAATCATAAGTATGTATATTCCATTCTGTTGTGTCATCTGAGCTACTATGTTCCATTGACTTGCATAGTTATGTTCTTGATGTGTAATGACTAAATGAATTTTCTCCTTTCAATATGTTTATAGGTTCATACGGAGAAGTGTACCATGCTGATTGGAATGGAACAGTAAGCAGTTTTGCATTTTAACTGAAACTTACATTAAGATAAGCACACTGCACACACGTCCTATAATTGTTCTATCTTCTGAATGGATTTCATGATTTCTTTTGAGTTGTATTCTGTTTATTTACAGGAAGTAGCTGTAAAGAAGTTCTTGGATCAAGAATTCTATGGTGATGCTCTGGATGAGTTCCGTTGTGAAGTAGGTGAAGAATTTGCTTTTGATACCCACAAGTTTTTGTTGAATGCTGcttttttatttcaaatacagcTCCCTTTGCTGCAATATTTGCTCATTCAAATATTGTCTTTTTTAATAGGTGAGGATTATGCGCCGTCTTCGACATCCAAATATTGTGCTCTTTATGGGTGCAGTAACAAGGCCCCCAAATTTGTCCATTGTATCAGAATATCTACCAAGGTACAACTAGGTTTGCTGTAATGATTAATGAAACTCCTTGACCAAGATATGTGTAGTTCAGTGATTTAGCAAAAAAGGAGACTTGGTAGATGTAACATAGAACTTTTTGAAGCCGCTTAGCTGGTACTGGTGCAACACTTTATGCATGATTATATAACATGAAAAGATATAGTATTGAAAATAGTAAATTTGTAAATGTTATATTGCTATGGTTGACTAGCTTGGCACAAATTTGCCTACTAGTGTACATGATACCATGGTCTACATAGACGTGCTCAGTTTTCCCAACAAAATATTCTGTTAGGCTAAAGTTAAACTTGTTATCATGTATCTTTTGTGAGACTTAAATCAGTGCTGGATCAAATGGGTCTTCTTTAATATTGTCTTTAATCCAATTGTTCCTTCTTTCAGGGGAAGCTTACATAAGATCATTCATCGTCCTAATTGTGAAATTGATGAGAAGCGTAGGATTAAGATGGCTCTTGATGTGGTAAGAGTTATTTTTTTTCATTGTTTATTTCCATTTATTTGTCCATGCTCCATACTATGGTTCTGTTCTCTCAATAGGCAAGAGGCATGAATTGCCTCCATACAAGTGTACCAACAATTGTTCACCGGGATctaaaatcaccaaacttactGGTTGACGATAATTGGACTGTTAAGGTATTTAAATTCCCTTTGGGAATTGAAGCCTGAACTCTTGTTGCTTACTATTTATGGATTAGTGTTGGCTAACAAATTTGATATACATAGGTCTGTGATTTTGGACTTTCTCGTTTAAAGCACAGTACATTTTTGTCATCTAAATCCACTGCTGGAACTGTAAGTGCCTTGATTTTTAGATAGTAGAATAATTCTTTATGTTTAGCTGTGGTAGGAACACCAGGTAAATTTCTTATATAATCTAGTTTCCCCTTGTACCAGCCAGAGTGGATGGCACCAGAGGTATTGCGGAATGAGCAATCCAATGAGAAGTAAGTGATTTTCTAGTATCATTTTCAAATGCTCTTATTTGTTAGCTTAGGGTGAGACAAAGTTTCAGTGTTTCAACTAAATGCCTTAAGGTAAAACCTGAAGCAGGTTTTGTTCTACAGGTAACGAAATCACTAACTTGAATTTTATGGATAAGCGACTATTGCTGGACGGAGATTAATTAACTCATAACTCCGCTTAGTGGAATGTGGAATCAATGGCTTTATAAACTTGATATAGTACAATGGAGCCATTGGCTGTTCATTTTGGCTCTGTTTGGCTGACATCCACAACAAGCCACATCTAAGCTGCGGCAAATTGTGGCACTCAAAATATGCGGCAAACATTTGGTGAGTTTTGGCCACGCAGAACACTGAAGGGACGCCGAGCCAGCCAAACTTTGCCAGAGCTTAGTTAGCAACCAAACCTGAGGCTAAGCATGCCACAACTTAGGCGTGTATGTCTTctcactccctccattccaaattgtaggtCACCTTTGGCTTTGTCCTATGTCAAACTTACTAACTTTGACCACTTTTTAAGAAAAAGGTATCAACACCTAATTTGATGGATTGAGAACTTAATGAAACTAATTTGATGTTGTAGATTTTGCGTGTTTTTCTACAAATTTGGTCAAGTTGAAGCTTGACATAGGACAAAGTCAAAGCGAAGTATAATTTGGATCTGAGGGAGTACCTCCTAATTCATTCATGGACTGTCCTGGAAAATATTGTTTTAGGCTTGTAGCTTCAGTCTTCACATGGAATTCTACAGCTCTGCAGTTTAATTCTTGCTTTTTGTTTGACAAATGTTGAATTGGATACCTGTGTTCACAGCTTTCTGTAGTACAATGTAATATGTAGTTTTCATGGTTAGGCCTTATGAGAGGGATTCCTAAGAGTGATGGCTGATGATATATTTCTAATATCTAAGTTAGTCACATTTTTCATTGATGTCTTAGTTCATCCGTGGTTACTTAATTATTTTTACATAACCAGTATCTTACACTAAAGGGTGCACGTAACGCTTGTGATGCCTTGGAATGATCTGATTGGTCATTGTCGCCACATGGAGCACGTAATCATTAGACTAAACATCAGTTGTGAATTATCTTGTAGGGATCAGAACTTCCATACAACATGACTGAACACTGTTATTTTCTTTCTGAAGAATTGGACTCCTGTTCCCAGTCTTTGCCTTTTCTTTCTGTTGGCACATTAAAGTAAAACATTTGCAGTAATACACATTCATCTCCTGAGTTTTGCAGGTGTGATGTTTATAGCTTTGGTGTCATCCTGTGGGAACTTGCTACGCTAAGAACACCCTGGCAGGGAATGAACCCCATGCAAGTTGTGGGTGCAGTTGGCTTCCAGGGTCGACGGCTTGATATTCCCAAAGAAGTTGATCCTTTGGTGGCAAAGATCATTTGGGACTGCTGGCAGAAGTGAGTTTCAGATGTATACGTTTATTTTAATTCGTACAGGCCGAACATGATTACTTCTAGTATCATTTGGTTGAACATATGATGTTTTTGTTGTGCATGAACTAATACATGCTCTGCTTCTATTGTGATTCACAATTTCCAGGGATCCAAATTTGCGCCCTTCTTTTGGCCAGTTAACAAGCTACCTCAAGCCATTGCAAAGGCTAGTAGTTCCTTCTCATCAGGAGATGCCGAGCCCGCCTGCCCCACAATAAATATGGGTGAATTACACCCCTTGAGGTTATCATACAGTGAATGAGAACAAAGGAATATAGTTTTGTCACCATATACTAGGGTTCACTAGTCTGCAAAGGCATGACTTGATTGAGAACCCCAAGTATGTACAGTAGTATAGGCCCATCAGATAATAgccaaagaagagaaaaatggTCTGTGTGGATGAGGGTGTTTCACTGGAAGGTTTCTGGATCTGGTTCAAATTCGAATGAGATACAAAACCTTCCAATGAAAGACCCCCAATCCAAACATGCACTAAGTCGGCAATTGTATGTCACTTCAATGCTTATATCCctatctttcttttcttttttgcccCACTGAATGCAAGCATGCTAGAAGGCAGCATGCTCATTCTGTTTGGATTATGGCATTAGAAAAAGCAAATGTACAACTCAGCTTTAGTCAATCAAATTTCACTTAAAGCTGGCAGTCTGGATTCTTAACATTGTGCATCGCCTGATTGATTATTATGTGTTATGTCTAGCAGTCTACTTATGTTATAATGCTGTATAATACGGAGACATTGATTGGCTTCCGCCTGTTAACATGTTCATTTCATTGGTAGGTATAGGGTATCTTTTGCAACTCATGTAAAGGCAAAATCCATGCGGTTTGATATGTTTACCGGCAAAACTGCCCATGCTTTATTATGGGTTGTACAAGTCCGATATGAATCCACTTACTGGTTTAACCTTTGTTGTATATTATACAATCGTCCTGTAGCGGATTACCTAAAGCCTCGTTCGGTTATGTCAGATTCCAGCAGGAATTGATCATCAATTCATCATCAAGGACTATATATAAAATAGAATAACATTTCAGCTAGGAATTAATCCTGTGAACTGTTCTCTGGCAAACGAACATGCCTTTAATAATTGCAGTTACCAAAAGAACTGATCAATCCTCGCACCGTGGCTGTAATATGCAAAACTCACAGCCCAGACACGACGCAATTTATCAGGGGTATATGAGTACATCTCTACTATCCTCAGGTCGGTTTCCAGACATCAATGTTTCATATGTTTATTCAAAACAAATTTACCTAATCGCATAACcttgagtaacaagaaaacacgATGCAATCTGGACATTTGATCGAGTATCTGGCGGGCGTACAACGGCTACTGCCTATTGGCAGGCGAGCACAGCAGAGAAAGCAACAGTAACTTAGAGCTTGCAGTGCACTCCATTTTCAGAGTTAGCGGACTGAAGAAGAGAGATTGATGGTGTTAGGAAGGAGCACTCCTACCATGTCCCTGAGGTAGCCTATGATAAGAATTGAAACTGAACTGCCATCTGCTCCGGTTCCAGTAGCCTATGTGGATCACGAACTGCAACAACCACAGCCCCCAGCATTTTTTTGACAACACGACTGACACAGCATTGTCCAGCCTACAAATTTTGAACAGGCACAGCAGATTAACTCCCGCACGAATGAGAGAGCGTCCCAGCAACTGTGGggcatgaggctcaaatagaacGCTAACGTCTACGGTATTCCACAGCACTTCGACCGAACATTCACAATACAGCAAACTAGTCATCAGCATGCCGATGATGATGCCTGCGACCTCTTCTGCGAGCTCGCAGCTCGCTTCGCTTCAGGACAGTGCCCGTCTTTTCTGGGGGATTGTTGCTTTCCAAGTTGCATCCGGAAGAACCTAGTACACAGGCTAGTGAGTCCTCCATCAGATCTCCAAATGGTGTCTGCAAGCACAATATACAAAAAGAAAAGGTGTCATCTTGCAGTGGAACATTCTAAAGCCTAGATAGACAAACTGCACCTAGAAAAATAAATAGTCGCATTTCTGACAAACTGTATACTTATTGGTAAACTAGTAACTCACAGTGTTCGCATTTGTCTCTCCTGCAATTGATCTGGCCACGCCATCAGAGTTGGCAGCTTCAACTTCCTTCATTCTTTCTACAAAGGTGCCGTCGATATACGAACGGCGTGGGTGCCACCTGAAAAGTGGTTGATCTTGATGCAGATCATCGAACAGATGCTCGGCAAAAAAGTGTCTTTTCACAGCATTAACCAGGTATGCATCATCACTATGCTTATTGAGTATTCTGTTAATGAAGCAAGGAAAAGCAAGTATGATGTTAATGAAACAAGTAGTTGGTTGGAACTCCTGAGTCCCgatgccaaagaaaaacaattgCTAGTTAACAAACCCCACATGTTAGCTAGCTCCATCTTCATGCGTCCTTCTTCCGTGTTTAAAAGCATTGCAGGGCATTGATGCATGATTTCACGAGCCGAGCCCTTTCCAACAAAATAAGCACAGCCTGAGAAGTAGCTCCAATAAATTCAGATTTTCAATGAAAAGGATGAAAAATGATTCTTTGGCAACATATCAACATTGAAGGGTCGATGCATCCAATATTTTAGGCCAAATGGTTCCATCTACTGCTGTGTTAACCTAACAAGCTATCTGTTTGCTTTCAACTACAGCATGGATCTATTACAACTTCATGAAATGATGGCAACATAAAAGGTACATGACTTCGGAACATAAAAACTAAACTATCTTACAGAATGAATCGGTAACATACATTTAATTTCAGTGTATTCTACATGCTACCTGTGCTTTCTCTTTTAAGATGTATAAGTATTGAATGTTAATAACAATTGTATCACATTCCAATAGCTGTATTGTTTATGGCTAACTGTTCATCTGGGGCCTACCAGTGCAGTGTTTGTTAGAAATAAGATATAAGAATAATCATAACAATTTTTTAATTAGGTAGGTTTCATTGTAGGTATTCCCTAATCATGTTGACTCATCCTGCCATCAATACGAGCCACATTCACTATGAATGATGGAAACATTATTAATTTGTCTATCGTCTAAACATAGCTTGGCTATGCCTTTGCATGAAATTATTGTACAGAGATCACTACCAGGTCAAATATCCTTGAGATTTACCAGAAGTTGCACAAAATCTTACAAACCGAGGATTAGGTGGAAGTGGAAGCCCAAGCAATTTGAGTCCTGCACAACAGAATTTTGTAAGCATGCATCTGGTACCAATAGCTATTGTCTGCAAGGCAAATTTAACAATGAAAGTTTTGCGGTTTTGTTTATACAGCACTTAATTGAATCAACTGTAGTCAAAATCAGATGACTTGCATTGTCCCTCTCCACCAATAAATGCATCGACCATATAGAGACTTATTTCACTGATTAAGAAAACAGTGATTATAATGTGGAAGCCCCACTACTAATATAACATTGCTACAACAAACTCTACAACCCAAGCATGACTGCACTCAGGAACAAATCACAGGAGGCAACAGCACTTCACGTGGCCCAAGGCTACACTCAAATGTGAGGGAGCCGTGCCTGCATAGTGCATACATGCATCATACGCACAGTAGTATAGCTAAATTTGTAAGCATAAACTAGGCCAAATTGCTCCTAAAGTAACATATTCACCGTGGCTAGTAAAAGGATAGGGTAGGGACATACAAATATCCTTGAACTATAACAATGGCAGAATGCAGACGCAGGGTAATGGGTAAGCATATAAATATACTTGAAAAGTAGGAGTAATAACAAAGGCAGAATATAACTTATTTGCCCTGACGTGCCCACTTGATAACAGCAAAACAACAGCATCCACTGTGCAACATTTAGGGAAGGAGCTCTCAAAATACAGCAATAATAATGGAATAATGTTGCTTGTCGATGACACACAGTTCTTTAGAAAAGAGAGTCCTATTTACCAGCGTTTGAACTTTAATATTCAATGGATTATCAAGAAACATTCTCCTCCCCAGTCCCCATCCTGGATGGTTTGCACGAGTATGGCTATTGAATACTGTACTATTGTAAGTTTGACCTTTATATATACAAGGCCTCAACCATGCTCCTGGCATGTTTTCAATAGGGTTACAATGGTGCTCCCAAATTGTTGACACAATATTATCGCTTTCTCAGGAATGCCATGTTTTAGCTGAATGTTTACCAAGATTCAAAAATAGCACAGCGCATATAATAACATTATCAAATATCAATCGAGAGGTGAGGGAGTGAGCAACCTTTGCCGAAACTGAACCACCCCACCAAAGTGCCCCATACTGAACCCGCGAAGAAGGAAAAAGCTGGAAGGAATTTGTAAACCCGGAGCGTCTTCTCCTCCTCGGGGGTCAAACCGCCCTACAACATCAGTATTCAGTAGCAAAAATCCAACTCAGATTCTATTGTTTTTAGGGCGCGGCGTGGGGGGGTCATGGAAGGGTATTGTTGCAGAAGAGCCTACCTTTGTCCTCATGGCATACTCCAGATCTTGCATCACCCCCTGTCTCATTACAACAAACAACCCCGTTAACCCCCAACCAAAGAAGTGAAAAGGATTTGGGGAGAATTGTTCAGGAAATGATCTTGGGAACTGCAGCCAGAACGTTTCTGGGAGCGATCCGGCGAACCTTGGCAGGTGAGGGGCCGAAATAAAGGCTCTTTATGTGCTGCAGCTGCGCCGCCAATCCCGCCATCTCTGCTCTCTCGCTACTCGTAGTCGTAGTAAGGTCGAGGCAATTCCCAAATGCAAGagagcggcgacggcgagggaggaggaagacgaaGGAGGAGTGTCCTGACTCCTGTGTGTGATTTGGGCCTTTCTTTCCTCGGAGGCTCGGACCCTTTGATGGAATTGGGCTCAATTTGCTTCCTGTTAATTGGATCATGGCCGTTACCTTGTTGGACCGCGAGAGAACAGGGCCTCCAGTTGGCCAGGACATATAGAAACCTTTTCTTTTAGGTTTATAAGAAGGGAATATATCTGTGCAAACCACAACATCCGTAAAAACCTGtacaaaccatggtaaaaaagtcatctaaattcaccaaaaaaatcacacatgtagatgatatgatgatacacaatcttgtaaaatatcttatccaaactcgaattcatttgtgagatataaaaataacaaatttctagCAAATCCTGTGGACACCTTTCTGGTttaaaatttgttatttttatatctcacaaacaaagttgagtttggacaagatattttacaaTGTTGTGTATCGTCAaatcatctacatgtgtgatttttttgataaatttagaCAACTTTTTTACTATAGTTTGCATAAGTTTTCACAGTGGTTGTGGTTTGCACTAGATATGTTCCCTTATAAGAAACCTTTAGGCGCTGTTTGGTTCACGAGAAGAATACAGGAAAAACGAAGGAATGAACGAATGAAAGAATGAGCTCCTACCTCATGGAAATCTTTCCAGTGGCTCTCGCATGCCCTCTCACTCACTAACCAACTGTTCAGTTCTCCTGCACTTATGGTGCACATAATTCTCAGTGCTCTATTCTTTAAACACTGCCTCTTGTAATCTTACCAGATGTACAGTTACTTATACCTTTATGCTGTTAATGAATATAATTTATGCTTCTCGTAGGAAAAAAAGCTATTTCTGATAGGTGTAGGTGCTGTAGTTTGGATGGACAGGCCACAAGTCCCAACACAGCCGATGAAGACACGTCAACTCATATATGTCACTTTTTAAAGTAGTTAGATCGTATTTACGCTAAACAACCATGCTTAGTACAAACAAATAGATTCATATGTAATTAGTATTCCTATGTTCCGAACACCAATTCCTATAAAAATCCTGTATTTTTCAATCTTCTATTTTATAACTCTATTCCTTTCCTATTCCTATATTTTTCTTCCGTTCCTACGTTTTACATTCCTCCGTTTTAAACAGGTCCTTATATTAAGTAGTCCTTGTAAATCTCTTCTCTTCGTGTGTGCGTTCATTCTATCGGACATCCCTTCCGTGGCCTTCAAGCACTTCATAAGGGTCTAATCTGGCACACAGGAGATGGTAACCAAATCATAATTTGGGAGGACCCATAATTGCTAATGGTGTCACTAGAAGGCCGATCACACCCAGGCGTCACACTTGATTACACATGTTGTAGAACTGCTGGAACCAAAATTGGGAGCACGGGATGAAGCTCTAGTACGTGATATGTTTTGGGAGGATGTGCGATATATCCTAGGTGACCCCAACACAGGCCATGAATATATGATTGCTTGGCATTTTGATAAAAGTGTTTTTTTAGTGAAATCTGCATATCATGTACTTTTTTTTGAGGGGTGCATATCATGTACTTGAT contains:
- the LOC8059428 gene encoding serine/threonine-protein kinase EDR1 isoform X3; translated protein: MKIPFVSKRTHRSSEAAGPSNPPPAVPQQPRSPARSASSSPPGAVTGAAGEDFISQEEEYQMQLAMALSASASVLGSGGAGDPDGEQIRKAKLMSLGSGESGAAGDRGGIDSPESLSRRYRDYNFVDYNEKIIDGFYDIFGLSAELSRQKNIPSLAELQMSIGDLGFEVIVIDHKFDNALREMKEVAQCCMLGCVDISVSVRRIAEVVAEHMGGPVIDANEMFTRWLGKSIEQRTSHQTSLLPIGRIDIGLSRHRALLFKILADTVGIPCKLVKGSHYTGVEDDAINIIKMGNDMEYLVDVMAAPGTLIPAYFFNSKGTSLKPHQTLIQNQSNMDNEPVALHSECKHNQLHMPSNINWVSGNHSGYEKTTASSAQDPWAAMLPVSAGCSASAPCALTTQQPSDQTLSAGALSKQKEDMELLPDPQDNVSTKIFSGLNPVRAIGSGKSSVALKRLENRNNEFQRRRENVAPVPARSQQPLVIKNWSAFNDISNNKQYNFAEGLVPHRNTVDNAPSSSQVGWSAAQHYNSNAVEHNNKSYVAPVHKYNNGTIVTSDVTTASTSTERLDGSNMEAASDYDMIGTPSVNTSCMYGIGSVVIKGPCGDVEKCPMHSRYDSQLSVNADGFGLQVNENKENYGKPDHKQLYPDPRKSSERSMGAPKQHLGSVSPSQVGSNRVGIVLEDVSECEILWEDLVIGERIGFGSYGEVYHADWNGTEVAVKKFLDQEFYGDALDEFRCEVRIMRRLRHPNIVLFMGAVTRPPNLSIVSEYLPRGSLHKIIHRPNCEIDEKRRIKMALDVARGMNCLHTSVPTIVHRDLKSPNLLVDDNWTVKVCDFGLSRLKHSTFLSSKSTAGTFPLVPARVDGTRGIAE
- the LOC8064881 gene encoding uncharacterized protein LOC8064881 isoform X1, which translates into the protein MAGLAAQLQHIKSLYFGPSPAKGVMQDLEYAMRTKGGLTPEEEKTLRVYKFLPAFSFFAGSVWGTLVGWFSFGKGLKLLGLPLPPNPRFVRFCATSGCAYFVGKGSAREIMHQCPAMLLNTEEGRMKMELANIILNKHSDDAYLVNAVKRHFFAEHLFDDLHQDQPLFRWHPRRSYIDGTFVERMKEVEAANSDGVARSIAGETNANTTPFGDLMEDSLACVLGSSGCNLESNNPPEKTGTVLKRSELRARRRGRRHHHRHADD
- the LOC8064881 gene encoding uncharacterized protein LOC8064881 isoform X4, whose product is MAGLAAQLQHIKSLYFGPSPAKGVMQDLEYAMRTKGGLTPEEEKTLRVYKFLPAFSFFAGSVWGTLVGWFSFGKGLKLLGLPLPPNPRFGSAREIMHQCPAMLLNTEEGRMKMELANMWHPRRSYIDGTFVERMKEVEAANSDGVARSIAGETNANTTPFGDLMEDSLACVLGSSGCNLESNNPPEKTGTVLKRSELRARRRGRRHHHRHADD
- the LOC8059428 gene encoding serine/threonine-protein kinase EDR1 isoform X2, with the translated sequence MKIPFVSKRTHRSSEAAGPSNPPPAVPQQPRSPARSASSSPPGAVTGAAGEDFISQEEEYQMQLAMALSASASVLGSGGAGDPDGEQIRKAKLMSLGSGESGAAGDRGGIDSPESLSRRYRDYNFVDYNEKIIDGFYDIFGLSAELSRQKNIPSLAELQMSIGDLGFEVIVIDHKFDNALREMKEVAQCCMLGCVDISVSVRRIAEVVAEHMGGPVIDANEMFTRWLGKSIEQRTSHQTSLLPIGRIDIGLSRHRALLFKILADTVGIPCKLVKGSHYTGVEDDAINIIKMGNDMEYLVDVMAAPGTLIPAYFFNSKGTSLKPHQTLIQNQSNMDNEPVALHSECKHNQLHMPSNINWVSGNHSGYEKTTASSAQDPWAAMLPVSAGCSASAPCALTTQQPSDQTLSAGALSKQKEDMELLPDPQDNVSTKIFSGLNPVRAIGSGKSSVALKRLENRNNEFQRRRENVAPVPARSQQPLVIKNWSAFNDISNNKQYNFAEGLVPHRNTVDNAPSSSQVGWSAAQHYNSNAVEHNNKSYVAPVHKYNNGTIVTSDVTTASTSTERLDGSNMEAASDYDMIGTPSVNTSCMYGIGSVVIKGPCGDVEKCPMHSRYDSQLSVNADGFGLQVNENKENYGKPDHKQLYPDPRKSSERSMGAPKQHLGSVSPSQVGSNRVGIVLEDVSECEILWEDLVIGERIGFGSYGEVYHADWNGTEVAVKKFLDQEFYGDALDEFRCEVRIMRRLRHPNIVLFMGAVTRPPNLSIVSEYLPRGSLHKIIHRPNCEIDEKRRIKMALDVARGMNCLHTSVPTIVHRDLKSPNLLVDDNWTVKVCDFGLSRLKHSTFLSSKSTAGTSGWHQRYCGMSNPMRSNEITNLNFMDKRLLLDGD
- the LOC8059428 gene encoding serine/threonine-protein kinase EDR1 isoform X1, yielding MKIPFVSKRTHRSSEAAGPSNPPPAVPQQPRSPARSASSSPPGAVTGAAGEDFISQEEEYQMQLAMALSASASVLGSGGAGDPDGEQIRKAKLMSLGSGESGAAGDRGGIDSPESLSRRYRDYNFVDYNEKIIDGFYDIFGLSAELSRQKNIPSLAELQMSIGDLGFEVIVIDHKFDNALREMKEVAQCCMLGCVDISVSVRRIAEVVAEHMGGPVIDANEMFTRWLGKSIEQRTSHQTSLLPIGRIDIGLSRHRALLFKILADTVGIPCKLVKGSHYTGVEDDAINIIKMGNDMEYLVDVMAAPGTLIPAYFFNSKGTSLKPHQTLIQNQSNMDNEPVALHSECKHNQLHMPSNINWVSGNHSGYEKTTASSAQDPWAAMLPVSAGCSASAPCALTTQQPSDQTLSAGALSKQKEDMELLPDPQDNVSTKIFSGLNPVRAIGSGKSSVALKRLENRNNEFQRRRENVAPVPARSQQPLVIKNWSAFNDISNNKQYNFAEGLVPHRNTVDNAPSSSQVGWSAAQHYNSNAVEHNNKSYVAPVHKYNNGTIVTSDVTTASTSTERLDGSNMEAASDYDMIGTPSVNTSCMYGIGSVVIKGPCGDVEKCPMHSRYDSQLSVNADGFGLQVNENKENYGKPDHKQLYPDPRKSSERSMGAPKQHLGSVSPSQVGSNRVGIVLEDVSECEILWEDLVIGERIGFGSYGEVYHADWNGTEVAVKKFLDQEFYGDALDEFRCEVRIMRRLRHPNIVLFMGAVTRPPNLSIVSEYLPRGSLHKIIHRPNCEIDEKRRIKMALDVARGMNCLHTSVPTIVHRDLKSPNLLVDDNWTVKVCDFGLSRLKHSTFLSSKSTAGTPEWMAPEVLRNEQSNEKCDVYSFGVILWELATLRTPWQGMNPMQVVGAVGFQGRRLDIPKEVDPLVAKIIWDCWQKDPNLRPSFGQLTSYLKPLQRLVVPSHQEMPSPPAPQ
- the LOC8064881 gene encoding uncharacterized protein LOC8064881 isoform X3, with translation MAGLAAQLQHIKSLYFGPSPAKGVMQDLEYAMRTKGGLTPEEEKTLRVYKFLPAFSFFAGSVWGTLVGWFSFGKGLKLLGLPLPPNPRFVRFCATSGCAYFVGKGSAREIMHQCPAMLLNTEEGRMKMELANMWHPRRSYIDGTFVERMKEVEAANSDGVARSIAGETNANTTPFGDLMEDSLACVLGSSGCNLESNNPPEKTGTVLKRSELRARRRGRRHHHRHADD
- the LOC8064881 gene encoding uncharacterized protein LOC8064881 isoform X2 produces the protein MAGLAAQLQHIKSLYFGPSPAKGVMQDLEYAMRTKGGLTPEEEKTLRVYKFLPAFSFFAGSVWGTLVGWFSFGKGLKLLGLPLPPNPRFGSAREIMHQCPAMLLNTEEGRMKMELANIILNKHSDDAYLVNAVKRHFFAEHLFDDLHQDQPLFRWHPRRSYIDGTFVERMKEVEAANSDGVARSIAGETNANTTPFGDLMEDSLACVLGSSGCNLESNNPPEKTGTVLKRSELRARRRGRRHHHRHADD